A genome region from Staphylococcus capitis subsp. capitis includes the following:
- a CDS encoding hydroxymethylglutaryl-CoA reductase, degradative has product MKDTYKRSLLMKSLEKGFRHLSREDKLKQLVEYGWLNTDNYDSLLSHPLINEEVANSLIENVIGQGTLPVGLLPKIIVDDKEYVVPMMVEEPSVVAAASYGARLVNQSGGFKTISSQRLMIGQIVFDDIEDTEQLSKDIQALEPQIHQIADEAYPSIKERGGGYQRIEIDTFPEQHLLSLKVYVDTKDAMGANMLNTILEAITAHLKNEFPEKDVLMSILSNHATASVVKVQGEIDVNDLNRGERSGEEVAHRMERASVLAQVDIHRAATHNKGVMNGIHAVVLATGNDTRGAEASAHAYASRDGQYRGIATWKYDKERGKLIGTIEVPMTLAIVGGGTKVLPIAKASLDLLNVASAQELGHVVAAVGLAQNFSACRALVSEGIQQGHMSLQYKSLAIVVGAQGEEIAKVAEALKHETRANTAKAKEILEKLRQS; this is encoded by the coding sequence TACATATAAAAGGAGTTTACTCATGAAAAGTTTAGAAAAAGGATTTAGACATTTATCTCGAGAGGATAAATTAAAGCAATTAGTCGAGTATGGATGGCTCAATACTGATAATTATGATTCATTACTTAGTCATCCTCTTATTAATGAAGAAGTGGCAAATAGTTTGATTGAGAATGTAATTGGTCAAGGAACTCTACCAGTTGGACTATTACCTAAAATTATTGTTGATGATAAAGAATATGTGGTGCCAATGATGGTTGAAGAGCCTTCAGTAGTGGCTGCCGCAAGTTATGGAGCGAGACTTGTTAACCAAAGTGGTGGCTTTAAAACAATCTCAAGTCAAAGATTAATGATCGGTCAAATTGTGTTTGACGATATTGAAGATACAGAACAATTATCTAAAGATATCCAAGCACTTGAACCACAAATACATCAAATTGCTGATGAGGCTTATCCATCCATTAAAGAACGTGGGGGCGGTTACCAACGTATTGAAATAGATACGTTCCCTGAGCAACATTTACTATCATTGAAAGTATATGTTGATACTAAAGATGCGATGGGCGCCAATATGTTAAATACAATTCTTGAAGCAATCACTGCTCATCTTAAAAACGAATTCCCTGAAAAAGATGTTTTAATGAGTATTTTATCTAATCACGCGACGGCTTCAGTAGTTAAAGTGCAAGGCGAAATAGATGTTAACGACTTAAATAGAGGTGAGAGAAGTGGCGAAGAGGTAGCACACCGTATGGAACGTGCCTCAGTATTAGCTCAAGTTGATATTCATCGTGCAGCTACTCACAACAAAGGTGTAATGAATGGTATTCACGCAGTAGTTCTTGCTACAGGTAACGATACAAGAGGTGCTGAAGCGAGTGCACACGCATATGCTAGTCGTGATGGTCAATATAGAGGAATTGCGACATGGAAATATGATAAAGAACGTGGAAAATTAATCGGTACAATTGAAGTACCTATGACCTTGGCGATTGTGGGTGGTGGCACGAAGGTATTACCTATTGCAAAAGCTTCGCTCGATTTACTCAATGTAGCGTCAGCCCAAGAGTTAGGTCATGTTGTAGCTGCAGTCGGTTTAGCTCAAAACTTTTCAGCTTGTCGTGCGCTTGTATCAGAAGGTATACAGCAAGGACATATGAGCTTACAATATAAATCATTAGCAATTGTTGTTGGAGCACAAGGTGAAGAAATTGCTAAAGTTGCGGAAGCATTGAAACATGAAACACGCGCTAATACAGCTAAAGCTAAAGAAATTTTAGAAAAATTACGTCAATCATAA
- a CDS encoding CHAP domain-containing protein: MKLKKLLSRIIIATGIMFTGTLTYQTIEHTHVSHAASYNYYSKHQCTWWAYKRRVQLGKPVSNRWGNARNWYYNARRSGYSTGHKPKKYAVMQSTAGYYGHVAIVEKVYNSGSIKISEYNYNVPLGYGTRIISKSSARHYNYIY; the protein is encoded by the coding sequence ATGAAACTTAAAAAATTATTATCACGTATTATTATCGCTACTGGAATCATGTTCACTGGAACTTTAACATATCAAACTATAGAACATACGCACGTATCACACGCTGCTTCATATAATTATTACAGCAAACATCAATGCACTTGGTGGGCCTATAAACGTCGAGTTCAATTAGGAAAGCCTGTTTCTAATAGATGGGGAAATGCTAGGAACTGGTACTACAACGCACGCCGCTCAGGTTACTCAACGGGACACAAACCAAAAAAATACGCTGTTATGCAATCTACTGCAGGTTATTATGGGCACGTGGCAATTGTAGAGAAAGTATACAATAGTGGAAGCATTAAAATCTCAGAGTATAATTATAATGTTCCTTTAGGTTACGGAACACGTATTATTAGTAAATCATCAGCACGTCATTATAATTATATTTATTAA
- a CDS encoding sterile alpha motif-like domain-containing protein, whose translation MSFYEFMQSFHGDDTPLGELVDWINQDINFPKEVKSHSEILTYFRNNPCPENIPVTVIKRALAVFNQFTQNV comes from the coding sequence TTGAGCTTTTACGAATTTATGCAAAGTTTCCATGGTGATGACACACCGTTAGGTGAATTGGTTGATTGGATTAATCAAGATATCAATTTTCCTAAAGAAGTGAAGAGCCATAGCGAAATATTGACATATTTTCGAAATAATCCATGTCCTGAAAACATACCTGTGACAGTGATCAAACGCGCACTTGCTGTTTTCAACCAATTCACCCAAAATGTATAA
- a CDS encoding LysR family transcriptional regulator translates to MDIKHMKYFVEVVKQGGMTKASKSLYIAQPTISKAIKDIEAEMAVPLFDRSKRNLVLTDAGKIFFNKCKEIISLYDNLPTEINSLYGLETGHINISMSAVMSMRKFIGVLGDFHQLYPNITYNLIESGGKTTENLILNDEVDIGVTTLPVDHHLFESISLNKEDLRVVLYREHPLAYKTKIKMEELAEENFILFNEDFYLNDKIIENAKNAGFVPNMASQISQWNVIENLIINKLGITILPATISELLNDDVKMIQLENANTEWELGVVWKKDKRLSHATNKWIEFLKEKLTEQK, encoded by the coding sequence GTGGACATTAAACACATGAAATATTTCGTCGAAGTAGTAAAACAAGGTGGAATGACAAAGGCATCTAAATCTTTATACATCGCTCAGCCTACAATAAGTAAAGCAATTAAAGATATCGAAGCAGAAATGGCTGTCCCCTTATTCGACAGAAGTAAAAGAAATTTAGTACTTACAGATGCTGGGAAAATTTTCTTCAATAAATGTAAAGAAATTATTTCTTTATATGATAACTTGCCTACAGAAATTAATAGTCTGTATGGGTTAGAAACAGGGCATATTAACATTAGTATGTCTGCAGTTATGAGTATGCGTAAGTTTATAGGGGTTTTGGGTGATTTTCATCAATTATATCCAAATATTACTTATAATCTTATCGAAAGTGGAGGGAAAACCACAGAGAACCTCATCTTAAATGATGAAGTGGATATCGGTGTAACGACTTTACCGGTCGATCATCATTTATTTGAATCTATTTCACTCAATAAAGAAGATTTAAGAGTAGTATTATATAGGGAACATCCATTAGCTTATAAAACTAAAATTAAGATGGAAGAACTCGCTGAAGAGAATTTTATACTATTTAATGAAGATTTTTATTTGAATGATAAAATTATCGAAAATGCTAAAAACGCTGGGTTCGTTCCTAATATGGCTTCTCAAATTTCACAATGGAACGTTATCGAGAATCTCATCATCAATAAGTTAGGAATTACAATATTACCCGCAACTATCTCAGAGTTATTAAATGATGATGTGAAAATGATTCAACTCGAAAATGCTAATACAGAATGGGAACTTGGGGTAGTGTGGAAAAAAGATAAGCGTTTAAGTCATGCGACAAATAAATGGATAGAGTTCTTAAAAGAAAAATTGACTGAACAAAAGTAG
- a CDS encoding CidA/LrgA family protein: MYRAKFLVKLVLQLALILLITYIGTEVQKLLHIPLAGSIVGLILFFLLLQFKIIPESWIDVGANFLLKTMVFFFIPSVVGIMDVASDITLNYVLFFIVIIIGTCVVALSSGFIAEKMVGKDKITKGTDQS, encoded by the coding sequence ATGTATAGGGCTAAATTTTTGGTTAAGTTAGTACTTCAACTTGCACTGATATTACTGATTACCTATATAGGAACAGAAGTGCAGAAATTATTACACATTCCACTAGCAGGTAGTATAGTTGGTTTAATATTGTTCTTCTTACTTTTACAGTTTAAGATTATTCCAGAAAGTTGGATTGATGTAGGGGCTAATTTCTTACTCAAGACAATGGTATTTTTCTTTATCCCATCAGTGGTAGGTATTATGGATGTAGCTTCTGATATTACGTTAAATTATGTATTATTCTTTATCGTAATTATTATAGGTACATGTGTAGTTGCTTTATCTTCAGGCTTTATAGCTGAAAAAATGGTAGGAAAAGACAAAATAACTAAAGGGACAGATCAGTCATGA
- a CDS encoding LrgB family protein codes for MNDYLQAVLMILLTVILYYGSKRLQDKYKNPLLNPALIASIGIIIILLVFGVSYKGYMKGGTWINHVLNATVVCLAYPLYENRHKIKKYLSIIFASVLTGVLLNFVLVFTTLKIFGYSKDTIVTLLPRSITAAVGIEVSQELGGTDTMTVLFIITTGLIGSILGSMLLRMGGFKSSIARGLTYGNASHAFGTAKALELDIESGAFSSIGMILTAVISSVLIPILILVFY; via the coding sequence ATGAATGATTATTTACAAGCCGTTCTCATGATATTATTAACAGTCATTTTGTATTATGGTTCTAAGCGACTCCAAGATAAATATAAAAATCCATTATTAAACCCTGCGCTGATAGCATCAATTGGGATAATAATTATACTATTAGTTTTCGGAGTAAGTTACAAAGGGTATATGAAAGGTGGTACATGGATTAACCATGTATTAAATGCAACAGTCGTCTGTCTTGCTTATCCACTATATGAAAACAGACACAAAATAAAGAAATATCTGTCTATCATTTTTGCAAGCGTACTGACTGGTGTACTTCTTAATTTTGTGTTAGTATTTACAACGTTGAAAATCTTTGGTTATTCTAAAGACACGATTGTCACCCTGTTACCAAGATCAATCACTGCAGCAGTTGGTATTGAAGTTTCCCAAGAATTGGGAGGCACAGATACAATGACTGTACTCTTTATTATAACTACAGGTTTAATCGGCAGTATTTTAGGTTCAATGTTATTGCGTATGGGAGGTTTCAAATCCTCTATTGCTAGAGGATTAACTTATGGAAATGCTTCACACGCCTTCGGTACTGCAAAAGCATTGGAATTAGATATAGAATCAGGAGCATTTAGTTCTATTGGTATGATTCTTA